A window from Bufo bufo chromosome 1, aBufBuf1.1, whole genome shotgun sequence encodes these proteins:
- the TMEM121B gene encoding transmembrane protein 121B yields MSHLPSCSLLRVSHPPLHPQSLTPDILPSPLSPLPVAPSCPPSLAPSSTSSSLGMKAGEFPHGGPGRLPGGGPGCALRGCYKVLSVVLLLAQGALLDLYLIAGTDLYWCSWIATDLVVVAGWGIFYSKNSRGQRTYHGSLSSTGYGQVHRPKKGPFAYSHLAWLIYAIAFTPKVTLILCTPIVDQIEAGVPLGSTGFRLTVALSVPLLWSLVRSLSVDPRGWPHQRASGYFLASCLDLLDSYALLEPMLEGKLPLTPLIYYPLLVVYFVALASPVLWLSELDSAVPAGRCRLFLRLLCSSLVDAPLLAVRCFLMLGPASQPMSVFMLKNVFFLACRWLEVLELCCLLKSPGPDHMDRPPGQFSHCVSENDMGPHAYVNTLAVTSQN; encoded by the exons ATGTCACATCTTCCAAGCTGCAGCCTCCTCCGGGTGTCACACCCTCCTCTGCACCCCCAG TCCCTAACCCCCGACATCCTGCCCTCTCCACTCTCCCCACTACCCGTGGCCCCCTCGTGCCCACCCTCCTTGGCcccctcttccacctcctccagTCTGGGGATGAAGGCTGGAGAGTTCCCACATGGGGGTCCAGGAAGGTTGCCAGGAGGGGGCCCCGGCTGTGCCCTTCGTGGCTGTTATAAGGTGCTCTCCGTGGTGCtgttgctggcacagggggcttTGCTAGACCTCTACCTGATTGCCGGCACTGACCTGTACTGGTGTTCGTGGATAGCCACTGACCTGGTTGTGGTTGCTGGATGGGGGATCTTCTACTCCAAGAACAGCAGGGGTCAAAGAACCTATCATGGGTCTCTCAGCTCCACCGGATATGGACAAGTTCATCGGCCAAAGAAAGGGCCTTTTGCTTATAGCCACCTTGCTTGGCTGATATATGCTATAGCGTTCACCCCAAAGGTGACACTTATACTCTGTACCCCAATAGTGGATCAGATAGAGGCTGGGGTACCACTGGGCAGCACAGGTTTTAGACTGACTGTGGCTCTCTCGGTCCCACTCCTGTGGTCTTTGGTGCGCTCGCTCAGTGTTGACCCACGAGGATGGCCACACCAAAGAGCAAGTGGTTATTTCCTTGCCTCCTGCCTGGATCTGCTTGACAGCTATGCCCTCCTGGAACCAATGCTGGAAGGGAAACTACCGCTAACCCCTCTAATCTACTACCCTCTATTGGTTGTCTACTTTGTGGCTTTGGCATCCCCCGTGCTCTGGTTGTCAGAGTTGGACTCAGCGGTTCCTGCTGGCCGTTGTCGGCTTTTCCTTCGCCTCCTTTGCAGCTCATTGGTGGATGCTCCTCTATTGGCTGTTCGTTGCTTCTTGATGTTGGGTCCAGCGAGCCAGCCTATGTCTGTATTTATGTTAAAGAATGTCTTCTTCTTGGCCTGCCGCTGGCTGGAGGTCTTAGAGCTCTGCTGCCTCCTAAAATCTCCTGGTCCTGACCACATGGACCGCCCTCCAGGACAGTTCAGCCACTGCGTGTCTGAAAACGACATGGGGCCTCATGCTTACGTCAATAccctggctgtgacatcacagaactga